The following are encoded together in the Actinoplanes sp. N902-109 genome:
- a CDS encoding TetR/AcrR family transcriptional regulator produces MTESGRRARKKAQTRKAIGDAALRLFLERGYDRVSVREIADAADVSLSTLFNYFPTKESLAFDESEAIGSALTATVRDCAPHEVVGALRAFIVKWATEVASYPHAAEFTDMIARTPALGAYGRRIWLQHEEALTRALADAVGAVDGDVLCRTLARGPLEGVIRRSGTAVPVATI; encoded by the coding sequence GTGACTGAGAGCGGCCGGCGTGCGCGCAAGAAGGCCCAGACCCGCAAAGCTATCGGCGATGCCGCGCTCCGGTTGTTCCTGGAGCGCGGCTACGACCGGGTGAGTGTGCGGGAGATCGCCGACGCTGCGGACGTCTCCCTCAGCACGTTGTTCAACTACTTCCCCACCAAGGAGTCGCTGGCCTTCGACGAGAGCGAGGCCATCGGATCGGCTCTGACCGCGACGGTGCGCGATTGCGCGCCGCACGAGGTTGTCGGTGCCCTGCGAGCGTTCATCGTGAAGTGGGCCACCGAGGTCGCCTCGTACCCGCATGCCGCCGAGTTCACCGACATGATCGCTCGGACCCCGGCCCTGGGCGCGTACGGGCGCCGGATCTGGCTGCAGCACGAGGAAGCGCTGACCCGAGCCCTGGCGGACGCCGTCGGCGCCGTGGACGGAGATGTGCTGTGCCGGACGCTGGCGCGGGGTCCACTGGAGGGAGTGATCCGCCGATCGGGCACGGCGGTTCCCGTCGCGACGATCTGA
- a CDS encoding zinc-binding alcohol dehydrogenase family protein, protein MHKTNEALWMHRPGAALTLGPAPYTPPGEDEVVVRVRAVALNPVDNLPRPLYRLVHRGLTYPAIIGWDVAGEVVQTGPAVTHPKPGTRVAGIALGLDRSHNRAAEGAFQRYVVLHQHMLVPIPDHLPFEQAAVLPMAVSIAATGLFEADHLALELPGPPGSGTRPRPGSVIVWGGSTAVGSNAIQLARSAGYRVVTTASPRNDRYVRSLGAEAVVDYRSRNVIEELVSAVGSSSLAGILAIGDGSLGPALKLAALLPGRRRISSTSPDPVSHVRSALARRNDIHVGLIRGPALQDTHVGPAVFTRFLPAALAAGAYRAAPTAMLAGAGLQAIPAGLARLRRGVSAQKLVVTL, encoded by the coding sequence ATGCACAAGACCAACGAAGCGCTGTGGATGCACCGTCCGGGCGCCGCTCTCACGCTGGGGCCCGCCCCGTACACGCCGCCCGGAGAAGATGAGGTCGTCGTACGGGTGCGAGCCGTCGCCCTGAACCCGGTCGACAACCTCCCGCGCCCGCTGTACCGCCTGGTCCACCGCGGACTCACCTACCCCGCGATCATCGGCTGGGACGTGGCCGGGGAGGTGGTCCAGACCGGCCCCGCCGTCACCCACCCGAAACCCGGCACCCGGGTGGCCGGGATCGCCCTCGGACTCGACCGCTCGCACAACCGCGCCGCCGAGGGCGCCTTCCAGAGATACGTCGTGCTGCACCAGCACATGCTCGTCCCGATCCCCGACCACCTGCCCTTCGAACAGGCCGCAGTATTGCCGATGGCAGTCTCCATCGCCGCCACCGGCCTGTTCGAGGCGGACCACCTCGCGCTCGAACTGCCCGGACCACCGGGATCCGGCACCCGGCCACGACCCGGCAGCGTCATCGTCTGGGGCGGCTCCACCGCCGTCGGCAGCAACGCCATCCAGCTCGCTCGCAGCGCCGGCTACCGCGTCGTGACCACCGCATCGCCGCGCAATGACCGCTATGTGCGCAGTCTTGGCGCCGAAGCCGTGGTCGACTACCGCAGCAGGAACGTGATCGAGGAACTCGTCAGCGCCGTGGGCAGCAGCAGCCTGGCCGGGATTTTGGCCATCGGCGACGGATCACTGGGCCCGGCACTGAAGCTTGCCGCACTGTTGCCGGGACGGCGACGCATCTCCAGCACAAGCCCCGACCCGGTCAGTCACGTGCGGTCAGCGCTGGCCCGCCGCAACGACATCCACGTCGGCTTGATCCGCGGACCAGCTCTGCAGGACACGCACGTCGGGCCTGCCGTGTTCACCCGTTTCCTGCCGGCCGCGCTGGCCGCCGGGGCCTACCGGGCCGCGCCCACCGCCATGCTCGCCGGTGCCGGACTTCAGGCGATTCCCGCTGGGCTGGCGCGTCTCCGAAGAGGAGTCTCGGCGCAGAAGCTGGTCGTCACCCTCTGA
- a CDS encoding nucleoside deaminase, with protein sequence MTLVTTSGITPADQAHLDRAVALARVARDRGDHPFGALLLLPDRTTVEASNTVLTGSDPTGHAETNLVRRTGRLSPATLAASTMYASTEPCAMCTGAIYWSGIGRVVFALAAEALAAMVDEEAGIPPLRLSARDLLAHGGRPIVVDGPAHLPGATAVHAGFWT encoded by the coding sequence GTGACCCTCGTGACGACAAGCGGCATCACCCCGGCCGACCAGGCCCACCTCGACCGCGCCGTCGCCCTGGCCCGGGTCGCCCGCGACCGGGGCGACCACCCGTTCGGCGCGCTGCTCCTGCTGCCCGACCGGACCACCGTCGAGGCGTCGAACACCGTCCTGACCGGCTCCGACCCCACCGGGCACGCCGAGACCAACCTGGTCCGCCGCACCGGCCGGCTCAGCCCGGCGACGCTGGCCGCCAGCACCATGTACGCCAGCACCGAGCCCTGCGCCATGTGCACCGGCGCCATCTACTGGTCCGGCATCGGCCGTGTCGTCTTCGCCCTGGCCGCGGAGGCGCTGGCCGCCATGGTCGACGAGGAGGCCGGCATCCCGCCGCTCCGCCTGTCCGCCCGCGACCTGCTCGCCCACGGCGGCCGTCCGATCGTGGTCGACGGCCCCGCCCACCTCCCCGGCGCCACCGCCGTGCACGCCGGGTTCTGGACCTGA